The DNA window TCCACGGCATGACTGCGAATCAATTTAGTTAAAATGGGTTGTTCGGTTTGATCGCCAACAAAAACCAATTTCACCAATTCGCCAGTTGGGTATAATTCCCGCAGGTTTTTGATGGTTTCCTGTGAATCTCCACTGTCGGCTACTTGCGCAACAAAGCGTTTCGTGATTGCCTCTTTCGGTGATTGGAACACATGTAAAACGTCGCCAAGTTCTACAACTCGTCCGCCTTCCATTACAGCCACACGGTGGCAAATTTTCCGGATGACGTGCATTTCATGAGTAATCAGTACAATTGTCAATCCCAATCGCTTATTGATGTCTACTAACAAGTCAAGAATGGCATCTGTTGTTTCTGGATCGAGTGCTGATGTCGCTTCGTCACACAACAAGACTTCTGGGTCATTTGCTAATGCCCGGGCAATACCGACGCGTTGTTTTTGTCCTCCTGATAGCTCAGAAGGATAGGCGTTTTCACGACCCGTTAATCCGACTAATTCAATTAACTCCTGTACACGATTTCCGCGTTGTGCTTTTGCCACTCCGGCAATTTCTAGCGGAAATTCAATATTTTCTCTCACTGTACGAGACCATAGTAGATTAAAATGTTGGAAAATCATACTGACTTTCTGACGTGCCTTGCGTAATTCTCCGCCTTTAATCGCTGTGATAATTTGTCCATTAATCTCTACAGTTCCTGACGTTGGTTTTTCTAACCCATTCAACAATCGGATTAAGGTACTTTTACCTGCTCCACTATAACCAATAATACCGAATATCTCTCCATCAGAAATGGATAAGTCCACTTGATCCACAGCTGTTAAAATTGCCTTGCCTGTATCGAATTTTTTTGTCACTTGCTTTAACTCAATCATTCTTCCAACACTCCTAAATCTTAAAAATAAAAAACCCTTCCGCGCATAACTGAGCAGAAGGGCAAACGTATAGTATACGGAAACCAATCTCTCATCGTCCAAAGCTTTCGCTTTGTGTGATTTGGCACCATTTCATTTTCATGACGGTTGCCGGGCTTCATAGGGCACTTCCCTCCACCACTCGTAATAAGAGTTTTGATATGAAATTTTTGAAAAACTTAAGGACTGTATTCTATTTGACTCTTCGCTTGTTGTCTAGATTTCAGACAAGCAATTGGTTTTTTATCAGAAGACTAATTTACCATGACCGGCTGTATTCGTCAACAGGTTTTAACTTACTATACAAGTATGGCACTGATTGAAAAGCATAGATTTTCTCTTTTAGTTTGCCACCTTCTGTTATAAGTAAGCACGGTACACTCTCCACTTCGTAGAGATCCGCTATTTCTTGAACGTAATTTAAATTTGCTTTGCCCATTGGAAGATCCGGTAACAATTCGGTGACAACTGATAGCATCTTAGACGCAACCTGGCAAGTTCCACACATTGGCGCGTACAAATAATAAGCCGTTGATTTATTCGTATTCTTTTCTTTGATCCATTCTTTGTGCGTCCATTCATTCATTTTCTTCATCCCTCTGTTAATAGCTTATTTACCTGGATATTCGCTGTGATGAGCACATCCATCAAGATCCGGAGCGGTGTTGCTGCAACTTCTTTATAATTTCGGTTAATGTAAAAATGACGAGCTTCAGGAAATTCACGCTTGACGAGTTTCCTCAGTTTTTCTCCTGAAGAGTCTGCATCTACTAGTATGATCATATCCTGGCCTTCGTACGGTAATAGTAACTCTTCCAGTCTCGATGCACTTACTGTACCATTTGTACAAAGAATCGTCACGGGTTCTGCAATGAGTGGTGCAATCCTTGACTTATCACTGAGCCCTTCGACAACAATCACCTTTCCCATAACACTCACCCCATCAAATATAAAATAAGAAAAGTTCTAAGACTTAGCGGTAAAAGAAAACTTTCGTTTTATTGCGATAAAGCTCTTTATATAAGTCGAACTAATGATTTCCACTTGTTGATATTCCGTAAAACAGCAGTGCTTTCGAGCTCACAGGATGTGGATCATGCAACCCGTTCCTTTGCTGAGCACAAAGCAGTATAGAAAAGTCGGTTTCTTTTACCAACTTATCTAGTTTTAAAATACCAATAGAACAGGCTGACGTCCATTTCCATGACTTATGCGAACTGCTGACAACACTTATCGGTCATAAAAAAAAGCGCCAAGATAGGCGCTTTTCAGTAATTACTCGTTGGTCATTTCTTTGTATTCGTCTGCTGTCATCAATGCATTAACTTCTTCTTCAGAAGGGGCTTCGATTACAACCATCCAAGCCTGCTCGTAAGGAGACTCGTTCACAAATTCTGGGCTATCTTCAAGTTCAGAGTTAACCTCGATTACTTTTCCGCTAATTGGCGCATACAATTCTGAAACCGTTTTAACGGATTCAACACTGCCGAAAGGCTGATCTTTTTTTAGCTCGTCTCCAACTTGTGGAAGTTCAACAAAAACGATATCCCCTAGTTCCGCTTGTGCGAAATGAGTAATACCGATACGTGCATTGCCATCTTCGGTTTTAACCCATTCATGTTCTTTTGAATAACGAAGTTCTGCTGGTGTGCTCATCTTGACCCCTCCAAATTATGTAGTTCATTCACATTCAGTTTGACATAAACAGCCGCGAAATACAAGATGGTGCTACTCGCTTACAACCAGCGATTTTGATAATCTGCTTCTTTAAAGCCAAGTGTCACTTTTTCGCCATCCCAAGCCAAGGGACGCTTGATCAGCATGCCATCAGAAGCAAGTAGTTCCAATTGCTGGTCTTCGCTCATAGTCGATAACTTATCTTTTAAACTAAGTGAGCGATAAACCAAACCACTCGTATTAAAAAACTTCTTCAATTCTAAACCACTCGCTTGATACATTTGAGCTAATTGTTCTTTAGTTGGTGGGTTTTCCGCAATGTGTATTTCATTGAATTCCACTTTGTTTTGTTCTAGCCAACTTTTTCCTTTACGGCAAGTCATGCATTTTGGATATGCGTAATAAGTAATCACCTTAAAACCTCCCTTTTTTCTAAGCTTACCAAAGAGAAGCCTTGTGGTCGATGA is part of the Planococcus kocurii genome and encodes:
- a CDS encoding toprim domain-containing protein, whose product is MGKVIVVEGLSDKSRIAPLIAEPVTILCTNGTVSASRLEELLLPYEGQDMIILVDADSSGEKLRKLVKREFPEARHFYINRNYKEVAATPLRILMDVLITANIQVNKLLTEG
- a CDS encoding arsenate reductase family protein, with the protein product MTCRKGKSWLEQNKVEFNEIHIAENPPTKEQLAQMYQASGLELKKFFNTSGLVYRSLSLKDKLSTMSEDQQLELLASDGMLIKRPLAWDGEKVTLGFKEADYQNRWL
- a CDS encoding thioredoxin family protein, with protein sequence MNEWTHKEWIKEKNTNKSTAYYLYAPMCGTCQVASKMLSVVTELLPDLPMGKANLNYVQEIADLYEVESVPCLLITEGGKLKEKIYAFQSVPYLYSKLKPVDEYSRSW
- a CDS encoding methionine ABC transporter ATP-binding protein; translation: MIELKQVTKKFDTGKAILTAVDQVDLSISDGEIFGIIGYSGAGKSTLIRLLNGLEKPTSGTVEINGQIITAIKGGELRKARQKVSMIFQHFNLLWSRTVRENIEFPLEIAGVAKAQRGNRVQELIELVGLTGRENAYPSELSGGQKQRVGIARALANDPEVLLCDEATSALDPETTDAILDLLVDINKRLGLTIVLITHEMHVIRKICHRVAVMEGGRVVELGDVLHVFQSPKEAITKRFVAQVADSGDSQETIKNLRELYPTGELVKLVFVGDQTEQPILTKLIRSHAVEVNIVQGNISHTQRGAYGTLILQLKGSQAEIEEALVFLRSEDIQAEVMDND
- the gcvH gene encoding glycine cleavage system protein GcvH, translated to MSTPAELRYSKEHEWVKTEDGNARIGITHFAQAELGDIVFVELPQVGDELKKDQPFGSVESVKTVSELYAPISGKVIEVNSELEDSPEFVNESPYEQAWMVVIEAPSEEEVNALMTADEYKEMTNE